In Prionailurus viverrinus isolate Anna chromosome D1, UM_Priviv_1.0, whole genome shotgun sequence, the DNA window ACTTGTGTAACCTTCAACTATCTCCGatatttcctaatctgtaaaaaaaacaaaaaaaaaaaaaaaaaaaaaaaaaaacacgaaaaaGTTATAATCATGCCTTACAGAGTTAAATGAGCCTGTTTATTAACAAGATTGCAGgctgggggggaaaaaaccctcctGCTTTGGGCATTTTCTACTTCCGTATTTTGTCATTCATACACCGTGCTGCAATCGTGTGGAAGCTCGGTCATCTCCGCTACACTATGCTTTATTTCCTGGCGTAGCTCGGCACAAGTGCCTCATTTAAACGTGTAGGCAGGGCCCGGGCCGATTTCTGTTTCAGAACCAGGGTAAGGTGATGCAGCCGCAGCCACCAGACCGGGCTACGTGTGGTGCTGGAAGACACTATGGAAAACCCGTCCCTAGGCGAGGGAATGACTTTTTAGAGCAACGTGGGCGGGCGGGGCCGGAGAGCGCGATCGGCGCCGGTGCATCTCCGCCGCAGACGGGCGCCCGCCGGGCCTCCCCCGACGCCCCGGCTCCGAGGCGCAGCGCGGCGGCACCAGGCCGGCCCCGGCCAGCCCGCCCCCGCCTACGCGACCCCacggccggccccgccccgcacCTGGGTCCGGGTCAGCGTCGCGGCCGCCACGGCCCCGCACAGGAAGGCAGCTGTGAATAGCAAGAGCTCGAAGCGCTGCAACCAGGGCAGCGCCATGGCGCCCTCGCCACTAGGAAGCGCCGCCGCGGGAGCCAACCACCCAAGCCCCGCCTCATCCGGCGCGACCCACGAGCGCGCAGACGTCACTTCCGACAGGGGCTTTATTTACAGAGGccggcgggcggggccggggggccaGCGCCGCTTCAGAGCGGCAGGTACAGCGAGTAGTCCGACAGTGCCCAGCGGCGGGCCGGGCGGCCGGTGCGGCCGATCATGGGCAGCTTCTGCACGTAGCGGGAGGCCGGGCTGGGCCCGTACGGCGCGGGGAAGGCGGTCTGGAAGAGGCGCCCGCGGCATCGCCTCCCGGCCTGCCGCCCGGCAATAATGAAGCGGAAGTGGGGGGCGCCGCGCGGGGCGAAACGGCTCTTCTGGAAGACGTCGCGGGTGCCGGCGCCGGGGCCCTGCTGCCGGGGCGCCCCCCGCGCCCGATGCACGCGCGGCAGCGGCCTGCTCTCAGAGGCGGCGGGCGCGGAGGCCGACGCGGGGCCGCCGCTCCGGGGACTCTCGTCGCCCTGCGGGCTGACCATGGCGTTGGCCGTCAGCTGCGGCATCTTCCGCACCGAATCCGGAGCGGCCGCCGGCTCCTTCTTGTCCCCGGGCGGCCGCGGAGTGGTGGGCGCGGGCTGGCCCGTGCCGAAGCGGGTGGCCAAGCTGTCACCGAAGAAGGCGTACAGCTCCCGGTAGATGTCCGCCAGGGTCACCGATGGGGAAGGATCCTCCGGCCCCGCGCCTCCTGGCGGCGGCGGGACGACAGACCCAAAGCCTGGCTCCGCGCTGCCCCCGGAGGGAGACTCCTGCAGGAGAAGGCTGTCCCACGGCAGGTCGTCCGAGCGCCGGCACCCCCTGCCGCTTGGGCCCCCCTTGCTGGGCTCTGCCGCCTGGGCCTTCATCTTCAGCAGTCTCTCCACGGCCACCTGTAAGAGCAGAGGGACTAGGATAGGCAAGAACTAGGAGGAACCTGGGCCCATCGAGTTTTCCACAGTTAAGGCAGGTGAGCTGCTGAGCTCACGCCAGGGAAGGGAGACTGGAAGGGGCAGGCACTCACCAGAATGGCTCCGTAGACCTTGTGTCCATCTGCTTTAACTTGGGCATTAGATACGGAGTAATCATCTAGCACAGCCTGCAGGTTTGTCCAGTAAGTGGACAGGTGTGGGTACAGTACTCGTTCTACTGcctggaagggaaaagggaatgcAGTAAGCACCTTGTTGCTTATTGCCTCTCAGGTACCCTTGCCCACGGAAGACGTACTGTTACCTCTGACAGGAAATTCTCAGCTTGGCATATTCAGCCAACATTTATTTGGAACCCACTGTATGCCCAAGCCTTGGCTGAGCACTGAGAACGAAGGTCAGGTACAAAGACCACGTAAAGTGACCCTGTTATCACTGACATGTATGACAAGGGCTAGAGGATATAGGTAATGCCCATTGCTAACAGACAAACTTAATTTGCCAACTGTTAACCGTATACAGTCAATAGGCAAGTACTATTGCTTAAATGTACACTGGGACTCAGTTCAGACCACctgcacaaaaacaaacaaccgaTCAGAGGCCTGGACTCTGATTATAGGATTTTAATCCTGTGATTACTTTTGAGGAAAGCAATTAAGACTTCACAGAGGATGGAcggcctcggtggctcagttaagcgacggactcttgattttggctcaggtcacaagcctgcttaacattccctccctctccctccacccactcCTCTCACTCTTGcacattctatttaaaaaaaaaaaaaaaaaaaaaaaagacttcacagAGGATGTGACATCTGTTACAGGCTTTGATGCGTTAAGAGTTCTTTGGTTAGGCATCCACAGCCTGAGGATttgaaaacgttaaaaaaatcaacaagttcCGAGAAGAACACAACTTACGGCTGACTCAAGTGTAAGAGCTTAAATAATTCTATAACTGTagtagttaaataaaatatctaaccacaaaaaaagacacagtgcCAACATTTACAAAGACAGTCTGAGATCTTATCAAAACAAACAAGGGAATGCCTGTGCAGTTCAGTCTGTTatgcacccaactcttggttttggcccaggtcatgatctcccagtctgtgagctggagacccgcatcaggctccgtgctgagcctgcttgggattctctctctccctctctctcttcccctcccccactcaggctccttctgtctctctcaaaataaacaaacattaaaaaaacacaaaccctCAATACAAGAGGAATTGAGGGGTGGTTCCTGAACATGATTAACAGAGAATGGCCAGGAATTTATGAAGTGGGGATATACTAATACCTGCCATGTAGAACTTTTGAAAGAATAAGACATTTACACACAGAAAGGCAAGCTATCAAATAGCGGGGCCTAAGGCAAGAGCTCAGTACATGGCAACAGCAAgcatatacctttttttttagttttttaatttatttttattttgagagagagagcaagcaggggaggggcagagagagagggagacagaaagaatcccgaacaggctccatgctgtcagcgcggagcccgatgtggggctcaagcccacgaaccattgagaccatgacctgagccaaaatcgagtcagatgcctAAGCAATTGAGCCATGCAGGCGGCCCAAGCATATaccattttcatgataaaagacacacaaatactatttttctgattacaaatgGGAGCTCTTCTGGCTCTGTGTGTGGGAAAGGCCGGGGTCCTCACCTTCCAGCCGAGGGCATGCAGCCCCACCACAGCCCCGTAGTGAGAGCAGAGAGGCCGCACGGGGTCTGCCAACACCTTCTGCAGGGAGAGCAGGATCTGCTGATAAAGGCCACTCACAAGGTCCCCGTGTGTCCTACGGGAGCGGCATTCAGTCAGAGAGAAGAATGAGGCACAGGGCAGCCTAAACTGGACTCCGGCCGGGGCGCACTGGGGTAAGTGGACAAGGAAGGCTAAGGGGGAGCGAAGGCCACCTGAAGGGCCGGAGGGCCCAACCCTGGGGATATCGGGTGTCCATCTCTAGAATCCCAGCGTGCCGACGCACACCGACTGGGAAGCTCTAATGGAAGAGGCTCCCTACCCGCTCAACGCATGGCCTCGAAGCCAGACATCTCACCCGCTCCCGAACGCAACCCCTCGGCACTGTGACAGCCCCACCCTTCGTTCAGCTAGGCCCAGCGGCTACCAGAAGATGTGGCTGAGCAGGAGGGCAGCCCCATCCCGAAGAGTCCAATGGTCGTTCAGAGGATTGATGGAGGCAGCCAGTGGCTCCAGCACGCAGTAGAGGACACTCCCTACCAGGGAGCGGACATAGGGCCCCAGGCAGAGGTGTGGGTTCCGAACCAGGCTCCGAGCCACTTGCAGGAGCCGGTGCAGCTGCTCCAGATCGTGGCTTACAGATTTCACCTGTTTGTAGAAGAGGGTCGCTTAGGGGGACACGAGGGTGCGGGTAGGAGCCCACTGCCGCGACGGCGCCTGCCATGAGCCCTACCCGGTGCCGGGTTATCTCCCCACAAAccgtccccaccctgccccagccgCGTCACTCACCCCACTGACCACGTAAACAAAGTAGGGGAGGAGTGCTGCGATCTTGGAGTTCGTCTGCAGGTCCTGGAGAGCGATCTGAAAAGGAAGAGGCCAGACTGCACTGGGTCCTCCAGCCCCAAGTagaaactgacatttaaaaaaaaaaaaaattttttttttttaatctttatttatttttgagagagagagagacatagagcgcgagcaggggagaaacacagaaagagggagagacagaatccaaagcaggctccaggctctgagctgttagcacagggcccgatgcagggctcgaacccacagaactgcaagatcacgacctgagccaaagtgtggcactcaactgactgagccacccaggtgcccctatactgaCATTTTTGAGAGGACAGTTTACTTCTTGTGTATTACAATTtaaatgttctctctcaaaataaataaatttttaaaaaatgtaaatgttcatATTCTTTGATTATTCAAGTGTACTGCTATAAATTTAACCCACCATAAAAGTTACCCACTTACACACATACCCACTCACAGCACAGTCTGTAATAATAAAAACTGCCCACAACCTAAATGGTCAACGTGATTTTAACTGAGAAAAGCACTTGTTCTAAAACCAGATGTTTACTATAATATCACCTTGGTTATACTAGAGAAATTACAGTTAAAACTTGGGGGGGAGAAAACATGTTTCCATAGGaaactttcactttcttttttaaatctttttaaatttttttttaatgtttttttatttgatggagacagagtgagaacgggggaggagcaaagagggagacacagaatccgaagcaggctctaggctccgaagcaggctctaggctccgagctgtcggcacagagcctgatgtggggcttgaactcacgaaccatgagatcatgacctgagccgaaggtggatgtttaaccgactgagccacccaggcgcccctaaaaaaattttttttgacgtgtatttatttttcggagagacaagagacagacaatgaacgggggaggggcagaaagagagagggaaacacagaatccgaagcaggctcgaggctcccagctgtctgcacagaacctgacacggggctcgaactcacaaaccacaagatcatgacctgagccgaagtcagatgcttaactgactgagctacccaggtgcccctctatattACAATACTTCTATAATAAACATGCTGATATAACTTTTATAAGCAGAAAAAAGAGTTAAGTAAATGAGAAAAGTCCTCTTAACCCTGAATCTCCACTACCTGTGACCTCCAGACCCCTCTGGATAAAGCTCCTATGCTCAGGCACTACGAGACCAGACAGCAGACTAGTGGGAAAGGAGCtcagcccccaggccccccatCCATCCCATCGGCACGGTGCCTGGGGAACCGGAGCCAAGCTCCTAAGGAATGGGAGCAACAGCCAGACATGGGAAGAAGGATAGAAACCCCGAGAGGCCACATGGTGGAGCAGACCAGCAAACTAACGCTCGCCCGACTCTCGCCCGACTCTGGACACAGGA includes these proteins:
- the TAF6L gene encoding TAF6-like RNA polymerase II p300/CBP-associated factor-associated factor 65 kDa subunit 6L isoform X1: MKGGWVGGCAPPTPVAQVFIEGVLCADPVPDSGDAKPQFPRLDTPSLRGSLFRDSGTRAARLVQKALKSGSWALRETGWLLKPSLLAPSSVGAMSEREERRFVEIPRESVRLMAESTGLELSDEVAALLAEDVCYRLREATQNSSQFMKHTKRRKLTVEDFNRALRWSSVEAVCGYGSQEALPLRPAREGELYFPEDREVNLVELALATNIPKGCAETAVRVHVSYLDGKGNLAPQGSVPSAVSSLTDDLLKYYQQVTRAVLGDDPQLMKIALQDLQTNSKIAALLPYFVYVVSGVKSVSHDLEQLHRLLQVARSLVRNPHLCLGPYVRSLVGSVLYCVLEPLAASINPLNDHWTLRDGAALLLSHIFWTHGDLVSGLYQQILLSLQKVLADPVRPLCSHYGAVVGLHALGWKAVERVLYPHLSTYWTNLQAVLDDYSVSNAQVKADGHKVYGAILVAVERLLKMKAQAAEPSKGGPSGRGCRRSDDLPWDSLLLQESPSGGSAEPGFGSVVPPPPGGAGPEDPSPSVTLADIYRELYAFFGDSLATRFGTGQPAPTTPRPPGDKKEPAAAPDSVRKMPQLTANAMVSPQGDESPRSGGPASASAPAASESRPLPRVHRARGAPRQQGPGAGTRDVFQKSRFAPRGAPHFRFIIAGRQAGRRCRGRLFQTAFPAPYGPSPASRYVQKLPMIGRTGRPARRWALSDYSLYLPL
- the TAF6L gene encoding TAF6-like RNA polymerase II p300/CBP-associated factor-associated factor 65 kDa subunit 6L isoform X2, which gives rise to MQSSVGAMSEREERRFVEIPRESVRLMAESTGLELSDEVAALLAEDVCYRLREATQNSSQFMKHTKRRKLTVEDFNRALRWSSVEAVCGYGSQEALPLRPAREGELYFPEDREVNLVELALATNIPKGCAETAVRVHVSYLDGKGNLAPQGSVPSAVSSLTDDLLKYYQQVTRAVLGDDPQLMKIALQDLQTNSKIAALLPYFVYVVSGVKSVSHDLEQLHRLLQVARSLVRNPHLCLGPYVRSLVGSVLYCVLEPLAASINPLNDHWTLRDGAALLLSHIFWTHGDLVSGLYQQILLSLQKVLADPVRPLCSHYGAVVGLHALGWKAVERVLYPHLSTYWTNLQAVLDDYSVSNAQVKADGHKVYGAILVAVERLLKMKAQAAEPSKGGPSGRGCRRSDDLPWDSLLLQESPSGGSAEPGFGSVVPPPPGGAGPEDPSPSVTLADIYRELYAFFGDSLATRFGTGQPAPTTPRPPGDKKEPAAAPDSVRKMPQLTANAMVSPQGDESPRSGGPASASAPAASESRPLPRVHRARGAPRQQGPGAGTRDVFQKSRFAPRGAPHFRFIIAGRQAGRRCRGRLFQTAFPAPYGPSPASRYVQKLPMIGRTGRPARRWALSDYSLYLPL
- the TAF6L gene encoding TAF6-like RNA polymerase II p300/CBP-associated factor-associated factor 65 kDa subunit 6L isoform X3 — its product is MSEREERRFVEIPRESVRLMAESTGLELSDEVAALLAEDVCYRLREATQNSSQFMKHTKRRKLTVEDFNRALRWSSVEAVCGYGSQEALPLRPAREGELYFPEDREVNLVELALATNIPKGCAETAVRVHVSYLDGKGNLAPQGSVPSAVSSLTDDLLKYYQQVTRAVLGDDPQLMKIALQDLQTNSKIAALLPYFVYVVSGVKSVSHDLEQLHRLLQVARSLVRNPHLCLGPYVRSLVGSVLYCVLEPLAASINPLNDHWTLRDGAALLLSHIFWTHGDLVSGLYQQILLSLQKVLADPVRPLCSHYGAVVGLHALGWKAVERVLYPHLSTYWTNLQAVLDDYSVSNAQVKADGHKVYGAILVAVERLLKMKAQAAEPSKGGPSGRGCRRSDDLPWDSLLLQESPSGGSAEPGFGSVVPPPPGGAGPEDPSPSVTLADIYRELYAFFGDSLATRFGTGQPAPTTPRPPGDKKEPAAAPDSVRKMPQLTANAMVSPQGDESPRSGGPASASAPAASESRPLPRVHRARGAPRQQGPGAGTRDVFQKSRFAPRGAPHFRFIIAGRQAGRRCRGRLFQTAFPAPYGPSPASRYVQKLPMIGRTGRPARRWALSDYSLYLPL